Proteins from a single region of Candidatus Brocadiia bacterium:
- the oadA gene encoding sodium-extruding oxaloacetate decarboxylase subunit alpha, which translates to MVKITETVLRDGHQSLIATRMSTADMLPIVEKLDQVGFFSLEMWGGATFDVCLRYLNEDPWQRLREIRKRVKNTKLQMLLRGQNLVAYQHFPDDIVVKFIQKARDNGIDIFRIFDAVNDIRNIALAIQTAKKVGGLVEGSISYTVSPVHTIEKYIKFAIELKEAGSDIICIKDMSGIISPIAAYDLINALKKEVKLPVHLHTHCSSGMAPITYLTAAEAGVDILDTAMSPFAWGASQPPTESIVGAFKGTPYDTNLNVELLAEIAEYFQTVKEKYKDILDPISERIDPRILVHQIPGGMISNLISQLKAQNAMGKYAQVLVETALVRKELGYPPLVTPTSQIVGTQAVFNVVMGERYKMISKEVKNYVKGLYGRSPGPIDDDIKKKIIGDEQPIQGRPADGMAPAWDKTVTEVKALKKTETVADEDVLAYAIFPQVTAEFWDRQAKGITGPTEPIVTSVKSSALAGEMNVRKGTQPGHISLELNDQKHQATVTALEGPSEETLPLLVKLNGSEYKVNVQRQKKTIQPVIVTAPAVVTAPAPTPKVEVKPAAPATTSLSGTLIEVKVPMPGKIVSVKVKPGEKVKRNQMLFILEAMKMQNEIDAPCDGTINSIAIKAGDNVESNISAMNINPA; encoded by the coding sequence ATGGTAAAGATAACAGAAACGGTCCTGCGCGACGGCCACCAGTCGTTAATCGCCACCCGGATGTCCACGGCCGATATGCTGCCCATCGTCGAGAAGCTCGACCAGGTCGGCTTTTTCTCTCTGGAGATGTGGGGCGGCGCCACCTTCGACGTCTGCCTGCGCTACCTCAACGAAGACCCCTGGCAGCGCCTGCGCGAAATACGCAAGCGGGTCAAGAACACCAAACTCCAGATGCTCCTGCGCGGCCAGAACCTGGTCGCCTACCAGCATTTCCCGGACGACATCGTCGTCAAATTCATCCAGAAGGCCCGCGATAACGGCATCGACATCTTCCGCATCTTCGACGCCGTCAACGACATCCGCAACATCGCACTGGCCATCCAGACCGCCAAAAAGGTCGGCGGCCTGGTCGAAGGCTCGATATCATACACGGTCAGCCCGGTCCATACCATCGAGAAATACATCAAGTTCGCCATCGAGCTCAAGGAAGCCGGTTCGGACATCATCTGCATTAAGGATATGAGCGGCATCATCTCGCCCATCGCCGCCTACGACCTGATTAACGCCCTGAAGAAAGAGGTCAAACTGCCGGTGCACCTGCACACGCACTGCTCCAGCGGCATGGCCCCGATAACCTATCTAACCGCGGCCGAGGCCGGCGTGGACATCCTGGATACAGCCATGTCGCCCTTCGCCTGGGGCGCATCGCAGCCGCCCACCGAAAGCATCGTCGGCGCCTTCAAGGGCACGCCCTACGACACCAACCTCAACGTCGAGCTGCTGGCCGAAATCGCCGAGTACTTCCAGACGGTCAAGGAAAAATACAAGGACATCCTGGACCCCATCTCCGAAAGAATCGACCCGCGCATCCTGGTGCACCAGATACCGGGCGGGATGATATCCAACCTGATATCCCAGCTCAAGGCACAGAACGCTATGGGCAAATACGCCCAGGTGCTGGTTGAAACTGCCCTGGTCCGCAAAGAGCTCGGCTACCCGCCGCTGGTCACCCCAACCAGCCAGATAGTCGGCACCCAGGCCGTCTTCAACGTGGTCATGGGCGAACGCTACAAAATGATTTCCAAGGAAGTGAAAAACTACGTCAAAGGGCTCTACGGCCGCTCGCCCGGCCCGATTGACGACGACATCAAGAAGAAGATTATCGGCGACGAGCAGCCCATCCAGGGCCGCCCGGCCGACGGAATGGCTCCGGCCTGGGACAAGACCGTAACCGAGGTCAAGGCGCTCAAGAAGACCGAAACCGTCGCGGACGAAGACGTCCTGGCCTACGCCATCTTCCCGCAGGTAACGGCCGAGTTCTGGGACCGGCAGGCCAAAGGCATCACCGGCCCGACCGAGCCGATAGTCACCAGCGTCAAGTCCAGCGCGCTGGCCGGCGAGATGAACGTCCGCAAAGGCACCCAGCCCGGGCATATCAGCCTGGAACTGAATGACCAGAAGCATCAGGCCACCGTCACCGCCCTGGAAGGCCCCAGCGAAGAGACACTGCCTTTATTGGTCAAGCTCAACGGCTCCGAATATAAGGTCAACGTCCAGAGACAGAAGAAGACGATTCAGCCGGTAATAGTAACCGCTCCGGCTGTCGTGACTGCCCCGGCACCCACGCCTAAAGTCGAGGTTAAACCGGCCGCTCCGGCGACAACGTCATTATCAGGCACGCTGATAGAGGTCAAGGTGCCCATGCCCGGCAAGATAGTATCGGTCAAGGTCAAGCCCGGCGAAAAGGTCAAGCGCAACCAGATGCTCTTCATCCTCGAAGCCATGAAGATGCAAAACGAGATAGACGCGCCCTGCGACGGGACCATAAACTCCATTGCCATCAAGGCCGGCGACAACGTCGAGAGCAACATCTCGGCGATGAATATAAACCCGGCTTAA